One Symphalangus syndactylus isolate Jambi chromosome 20, NHGRI_mSymSyn1-v2.1_pri, whole genome shotgun sequence DNA segment encodes these proteins:
- the NACA2 gene encoding LOW QUALITY PROTEIN: nascent polypeptide-associated complex subunit alpha-2 (The sequence of the model RefSeq protein was modified relative to this genomic sequence to represent the inferred CDS: substituted 1 base at 1 genomic stop codon) produces the protein MPGEATETARPTEQELPQSQAETGSGTASDSGESVPGLEEQNSTQTTTQKARLVAAAAIDEEPVSKAKQSRSEKRARKAISELALLQVTGVTRVTIWKSKNILFVITKPDVYKSPASDAYIVFGEAKIQDLSXQAQLAAAEKFKVQGEAVANIQENIQTPTVQEESEEEEVDETGAEVKDIELVMSQANVSRAKAVRALRNNSNDIVNAIMELTM, from the coding sequence ATGCCCGGCGAAGCCACAGAAACCGCCCGTCCCACAGAGCAGGAGCTGCCGCAGTCCCAGGCTGAGACAGGGTCTGGAACAGCATCTGATAGTGGTGAATCAGTACCAGGGCTTGAAGAACAGAATTCCACCCAGACCACCACACAAAAAGCCCGGCTGGTGGCAGCAGCTGCAATTGATGAAGAACCAGTCAGTAAAGCAAAACAGAGTCGGAGTGAAAAGAGGGCACGGAAGGCTATTTCCGAACTGGCTCTTCTACAGGTTACAGGAGTTACTAGAGTCACTATCTGGAAATCTAAGAATATCCTCTTTGTCATCACAAAGCCGGATGTCTACAAGAGCCCTGCTTCGGATGCCTACATAGTTTTTGGGGAAGCCAAGATCCAAGATTTATCTTAGCAAGCACAACTAGCAGCTGCTGAGAAATTCAAAGTTCAAGGTGAAGCTGTCGCAAACATTCAAGAAAATATACAGACTCCAACTGTACAAGAGGAGAGTGAAGAGGAAGAGGTCGATGAAACAGGTGCAGAAGTTAAGGACATAGAATTGGTCATGTCACAAGCAAATGTGTCGAGAGCAAAGGCAGTCCGAGCTCTGAGGAACAACAGTAATGATATTGTAAATGCGATTATGGAATTAACAATGTAA